In one window of Coralliovum pocilloporae DNA:
- a CDS encoding glycosyltransferase family 4 protein: MKRIAVVVKGYPRLSETFIAQELLGLEQRGFKLLIVSLRHPTDPAIHDLHREIKADVLYLPEYLKDDPKRVRAARKWAEAQPGYKALEKVFQEDLSRDKTANRWRRLGQACVLAHELPEDIEWIYTHFLHTPCSVGRYAAMLRGMQWSFAAHAKDIWTSPEWELREKIQDCAWGVTCTQVNTDYLNSLADRPDKVELVYHGLELDRFPDPNIRPQKNAADTNEPFRILSVGRAVEKKGYDDLLRALAKLPGNLNWHFDHIGGGALKDKLKAQAEKLGIDQNITWHGSKDRDFVIDSCRQADLFVLPSRIIKNGDRDGLPNVLMEAQAVGLCCLSTSVSAIPELIIDGETGRLCPERDSKALAETMEELMTDPKIRIRLGLAGSARLRQSFASTPNLDRLTQKFEASLAEVRNGRLKSA, encoded by the coding sequence ATGAAACGTATCGCAGTTGTGGTCAAAGGCTACCCCCGCCTGTCGGAAACCTTTATCGCACAGGAATTGCTGGGCCTTGAGCAACGCGGTTTCAAGCTGCTTATCGTCTCGCTTCGTCATCCCACGGACCCTGCAATCCATGACCTTCACCGGGAAATCAAGGCGGATGTGCTCTATTTGCCTGAATATCTGAAAGATGATCCGAAGCGGGTCCGCGCTGCACGCAAATGGGCTGAGGCACAGCCGGGCTACAAGGCACTCGAGAAGGTTTTTCAAGAGGATCTGTCACGGGATAAGACAGCCAACCGCTGGCGTCGGCTGGGTCAGGCCTGTGTTCTTGCTCATGAATTGCCCGAAGATATCGAATGGATATACACCCATTTCCTTCATACGCCCTGTTCTGTGGGGCGTTATGCGGCCATGCTACGCGGTATGCAATGGTCCTTCGCCGCTCATGCCAAGGATATCTGGACATCCCCCGAATGGGAACTCAGGGAAAAAATACAGGACTGTGCCTGGGGCGTAACCTGCACCCAGGTCAATACGGACTACCTCAACAGCCTTGCTGATCGCCCGGACAAGGTGGAACTTGTCTATCACGGGCTGGAACTGGATCGCTTTCCCGACCCTAACATCCGCCCACAGAAGAACGCGGCAGACACGAATGAGCCCTTCCGCATCCTGTCTGTTGGTCGTGCCGTGGAGAAAAAGGGATATGACGACCTGCTCCGGGCGCTTGCAAAGCTGCCGGGAAACCTCAACTGGCATTTCGACCATATCGGCGGTGGTGCACTGAAGGACAAGCTTAAAGCGCAGGCTGAGAAACTGGGTATCGATCAGAACATCACCTGGCATGGCTCGAAAGACAGAGACTTCGTTATCGATTCCTGCAGACAGGCGGACCTGTTTGTTCTGCCAAGCAGGATCATAAAAAACGGCGACAGGGACGGCCTTCCCAATGTTCTGATGGAAGCTCAGGCCGTCGGGCTCTGCTGTCTGTCCACATCTGTGTCGGCTATTCCGGAACTCATCATTGATGGAGAGACAGGCAGGCTCTGCCCGGAGCGGGATTCGAAAGCTCTGGCCGAGACGATGGAAGAGCTGATGACCGACCCCAAGATCCGCATCCGTCTTGGCCTAGCCGGGTCCGCGCGCCTGAGACAATCCTTTGCCTCAACACCCAACCTGGATCGTCTGACACAGAAGTTCGAAGCAAGTCTGGCGGAGGTCCGAAATGGCAGGCTGAAATCGGCCTGA
- a CDS encoding glycosyltransferase family 4 protein, which produces MRAAFYAPLKPLDHPQPSGDREIGRLIKRALTDNGVDVEIASRLRSWMRSPDTEQYRPLKNEATREASGLIERWRPSPPDVWVTYHLYHKAPDWIGPAVSKALGIPYVAIEASRSLKRQNDGWAQWFEDADIGIHHADTLICFHDKDLNGLKTAVPASRLHKIAPFIDTELYRPRTRKPGTSRSIHLITVAMMREGDKAASYRCLAEALASLQDLDWSLTIIGDGPARANLEPLFPKGRCQFLGARSPEDIPDLLRQADLFIWPAINEAFGMVFLEAQAAGLPVLAGRTGGVPDIVRDGETGFLSAVGDADALAANLRKLISEPDTRNRLSHNAIDHIEDNHSLATTGRTLADCIKGSASV; this is translated from the coding sequence ATGCGCGCCGCATTCTATGCTCCACTCAAACCGCTTGATCACCCGCAGCCATCCGGCGACAGGGAAATCGGACGGCTAATCAAAAGAGCCCTGACAGATAACGGTGTTGATGTGGAGATTGCCTCCCGCCTGCGAAGCTGGATGCGCTCCCCCGACACAGAACAATATCGGCCCCTGAAAAATGAAGCCACGCGGGAGGCATCAGGCCTTATAGAGCGCTGGCGACCCTCACCGCCGGATGTCTGGGTAACCTACCATCTCTATCACAAGGCACCGGACTGGATTGGCCCAGCAGTATCAAAGGCGCTCGGCATTCCCTATGTTGCGATAGAAGCCAGCCGATCATTGAAACGTCAGAACGATGGCTGGGCTCAATGGTTCGAAGATGCTGATATCGGCATCCATCATGCAGATACCCTAATCTGTTTTCACGACAAGGATCTGAATGGCCTGAAAACAGCTGTGCCAGCATCTCGCCTGCACAAAATTGCTCCGTTCATCGATACAGAACTGTATAGGCCGCGGACGCGGAAACCAGGGACATCCCGATCAATTCACCTCATCACCGTGGCCATGATGCGCGAGGGAGACAAGGCGGCCTCCTATCGCTGTCTGGCAGAAGCTCTTGCGTCCCTCCAGGATCTGGACTGGTCTCTGACCATTATCGGCGACGGCCCGGCTCGTGCCAATCTGGAGCCCCTTTTTCCGAAAGGTCGTTGCCAGTTTCTGGGCGCCCGCTCGCCCGAAGACATCCCCGATCTCTTGCGTCAGGCAGATCTGTTCATCTGGCCTGCAATCAATGAGGCATTTGGCATGGTCTTTCTGGAAGCTCAGGCCGCAGGGCTCCCTGTTCTTGCAGGCCGGACGGGAGGCGTGCCGGATATTGTCCGAGACGGAGAGACCGGTTTTCTATCCGCTGTCGGTGATGCAGATGCACTTGCAGCCAATCTGCGAAAACTGATCAGTGAGCCTGACACCCGCAACAGGCTGTCACACAATGCCATAGATCATATCGAGGATAATCACAGTCTGGCGACCACCGGCCGCACCCTCGCCGACTGCATCAAAGGGAGTGCCTCTGTCTGA
- a CDS encoding glycosyltransferase family protein, with the protein MRVYIHVQHLLGTGHVVRAAALGRALVEAGCQVRLASGNTIPPTVDLTGLDVYLLPKARSADAHFSAILDENDDPISEDWKAARKDNLRSDVLAFQPDILLTETFPFGRRAFRFELLPLLEELNAQANPPLIAASIRDILVRKDDPKKERGMAELFLKHYDLLLVHSDPAFTRLEDSFAATDLISDKLAYTGYIHGASSIPARNEDGSDEILISCGGGAVGLNLLKTALVARQHSKAACDKTWRLLVGKDILDADLAALRTDAHEGLIVERARPDFPALLHRVALSVSQTGYNTALDILAAGCRALFIPFATGDETEQTQRAEALCARGFSHLLPETSLTPVTLASAIDKALAAPVKKAHLDTNGSEKSAEILIRARENQRIQAKG; encoded by the coding sequence ATGCGCGTCTATATCCATGTTCAGCATCTGCTCGGCACCGGCCATGTGGTCCGGGCTGCCGCTCTCGGTCGCGCTCTTGTGGAGGCAGGGTGCCAAGTCCGCCTTGCGTCGGGAAATACAATTCCGCCAACAGTGGATCTGACTGGTCTGGATGTTTATCTACTGCCTAAAGCCCGCAGCGCCGATGCCCATTTTTCGGCCATTCTGGACGAAAATGATGACCCGATTTCCGAGGATTGGAAAGCCGCACGGAAGGACAATCTCCGGTCTGATGTCCTTGCCTTTCAGCCTGACATTCTCCTGACTGAGACTTTTCCATTCGGACGTAGGGCTTTCCGTTTCGAGCTTCTCCCCCTGCTTGAAGAACTCAATGCGCAAGCAAATCCTCCGCTGATCGCCGCCTCAATCCGCGATATCCTCGTGCGCAAGGATGATCCCAAAAAAGAACGCGGTATGGCAGAGCTGTTTCTCAAGCACTATGATCTGCTGCTTGTGCATAGCGATCCAGCCTTTACACGGCTCGAAGACAGCTTTGCAGCAACAGATCTGATCTCCGACAAACTCGCCTATACAGGCTATATTCACGGAGCTTCCTCCATACCAGCCCGAAACGAAGACGGCTCGGATGAAATCCTCATTTCCTGTGGTGGTGGTGCCGTCGGTCTCAATCTCCTGAAGACAGCACTGGTTGCCAGACAGCATTCAAAGGCAGCCTGCGACAAGACATGGCGCCTGCTGGTCGGCAAGGATATCCTGGACGCTGATCTTGCGGCCCTGCGAACCGATGCTCATGAAGGACTGATCGTTGAACGCGCGCGCCCTGACTTCCCCGCCTTGCTACACCGGGTTGCCCTGTCGGTCAGCCAGACCGGTTACAACACAGCCCTCGATATTCTGGCGGCGGGATGCCGCGCGCTTTTCATTCCGTTTGCAACAGGTGATGAAACCGAGCAGACACAGCGGGCGGAAGCGCTTTGTGCCCGGGGCTTCAGCCATCTGTTGCCTGAGACCTCGCTGACGCCGGTCACCCTGGCATCGGCCATCGACAAGGCTCTTGCCGCACCGGTGAAAAAGGCCCATCTGGATACCAATGGCTCTGAGAAGAGTGCCGAGATCCTGATCCGTGCCAGAGAAAACCAGCGCATCCAAGCAAAAGGCTGA
- a CDS encoding polysaccharide deacetylase family protein translates to MTDQVTSRQAFESLLSDLLNRANHPIILWWRDDDAIEDTDTLQTMLALQERHAVPLGLAVIPKTATQSLVDSIRDRNQVTVLQHGWQHVNHAPITEKKRELGLHRGLDAAISDLHEGKSRLSRMFGDQFAPILTPPWNRISEEVVQAAESTVGLPGLTTFNKAPPHKPHQCNTHVDIIDWRGSRGFVGWQALADIMTREIEDRMVSGSDEPIGILSHHLVHDDGCWQALDAIFSVARRHGTVSFPDIPTLFQL, encoded by the coding sequence ATGACTGACCAAGTGACCAGCCGCCAAGCCTTTGAATCATTATTGTCAGACCTGCTCAACAGAGCAAATCATCCCATAATTCTTTGGTGGCGGGATGATGATGCCATCGAAGATACGGATACTCTTCAAACCATGTTGGCCCTGCAGGAACGGCACGCGGTTCCTCTGGGTCTCGCAGTTATTCCAAAGACAGCGACCCAATCACTGGTCGACAGTATAAGAGACAGAAATCAGGTCACGGTTCTCCAGCATGGCTGGCAGCATGTGAACCACGCGCCCATTACCGAGAAGAAACGGGAACTGGGCCTGCACCGCGGGCTGGACGCAGCCATCAGCGATCTGCACGAGGGCAAGAGCCGGCTCAGCAGGATGTTCGGTGATCAGTTCGCCCCTATCCTGACACCGCCATGGAACAGAATTTCAGAAGAGGTCGTGCAAGCCGCAGAAAGTACTGTCGGTCTTCCAGGCCTCACCACGTTCAACAAGGCACCCCCTCACAAGCCCCATCAATGCAACACCCATGTGGACATCATTGACTGGCGGGGATCCCGTGGCTTTGTCGGCTGGCAGGCACTAGCAGATATCATGACGCGTGAGATTGAGGATCGGATGGTTTCAGGTTCTGACGAGCCGATCGGCATCCTGTCCCACCATCTGGTGCATGATGACGGATGCTGGCAGGCGCTGGATGCAATTTTCTCTGTCGCCCGGAGGCACGGTACTGTCAGCTTCCCCGATATCCCAACACTCTTCCAGCTCTGA
- a CDS encoding ABC transporter permease has protein sequence MTEDNRERSAHYVNPAPFDAHSIEALTEEQERYYSASQWQIMWWKLKRHKLAVWSAVVLFFLYLTVPFAEVIAPYEANTRDNENLYAPPQAIHLFHDGDFVGPFVYGTRGTVDLEILKWNYVEDRTKVYPIRFFCQGDTYSFWGLFDASFHLMCPAEGGTLYLLGTDRLGRDLLSGIVYGARLSLTIGLVGVTIGLVLGLFFGGIAGYFGGLIDSAVQRMIEILRSLPELPLWMALSAALPVTWSPIKIYFGITVILGLLDWPGLARAVRSKLLALREEEYAKAAVLMGAKPGRVIRKHLLPGFASHVIASVTLSIPSMILGETALSFLDLGLRRPAVSWGVLLNEAQNLTVVTIYPWLMAPVIPVIIVVLAFNFLGDGLRDAADPYK, from the coding sequence ATGACAGAAGACAATCGCGAACGTTCGGCACATTACGTCAATCCGGCTCCATTTGACGCGCATTCCATTGAAGCGCTGACAGAGGAGCAGGAGCGGTATTACAGCGCGTCGCAATGGCAGATTATGTGGTGGAAGCTCAAGCGCCACAAACTGGCTGTCTGGTCTGCTGTTGTCTTGTTCTTTCTCTACCTGACAGTTCCGTTTGCCGAGGTGATTGCACCTTATGAAGCCAATACGCGGGACAACGAAAACCTCTATGCGCCGCCACAGGCTATTCACCTGTTCCATGACGGGGATTTTGTCGGTCCCTTTGTCTATGGCACCCGCGGTACGGTGGACCTTGAGATTCTGAAATGGAACTATGTGGAAGACCGGACCAAGGTCTATCCGATCCGTTTTTTCTGCCAGGGGGATACCTATTCCTTCTGGGGATTGTTTGATGCCAGCTTCCACCTGATGTGCCCGGCGGAAGGGGGAACGCTCTATCTGCTCGGAACAGATCGCCTTGGACGGGATCTCCTGTCCGGCATCGTCTATGGTGCGCGTCTGTCTTTGACCATCGGCCTTGTCGGGGTGACCATTGGCCTGGTGCTGGGTCTGTTCTTTGGCGGGATTGCAGGTTACTTCGGTGGCCTGATTGATTCTGCCGTTCAGCGGATGATCGAAATTCTGAGATCCTTGCCCGAGCTGCCCTTGTGGATGGCTTTGTCTGCAGCGCTTCCTGTGACTTGGAGCCCGATCAAGATCTATTTCGGCATCACCGTTATTCTGGGGCTGCTCGACTGGCCGGGCCTTGCCCGGGCGGTCCGGTCAAAGCTGCTGGCCTTGCGGGAAGAGGAATATGCGAAAGCTGCGGTGCTGATGGGTGCCAAGCCCGGTCGCGTTATCCGCAAGCATTTGCTGCCTGGTTTTGCCAGCCATGTGATTGCCAGTGTGACGCTGTCCATTCCAAGCATGATCCTTGGGGAAACGGCCCTGTCTTTCCTTGATCTCGGCCTGCGGCGTCCGGCTGTGAGCTGGGGCGTTCTGTTGAATGAAGCCCAGAATCTGACGGTTGTGACCATCTATCCGTGGCTGATGGCACCGGTTATCCCGGTCATCATTGTGGTGCTTGCCTTCAACTTCCTCGGTGACGGATTGCGGGACGCAGCAGACCCATACAAGTAG
- a CDS encoding ABC transporter permease, translated as MWIYIGRRILTMVPTLLVISFLTFLIIELPPGDYLSNQIAQLRAQGEEASIAKIEFLKKEFALDRPFFERYLIWIGAWPGPNGFSGLLQGNFGWSFEFDQPVLDVVGSTLILTVVLNFATILFVYIMSFPIGIYSATRQYSWGDHGFTLIGYLGLATPNFLLGLVLLYISNRYFGLSVGGLMDPKYIDQPMSFDKFKSILLHLIIPTIVIGTSGTAGMIRRLRANLLDELHKQYVETGKAKGLSNGKLLFKYPLRMALNPFVADIGNLIPSLVSGSVIVSVVLNLPTVGPILLTALQSQDQFLAGFILLFVAVLTLIGMLISDLLLAVLDPRIRLGAEAAR; from the coding sequence ATGTGGATCTATATCGGCCGTCGCATACTGACCATGGTCCCCACTTTGCTGGTGATCAGCTTTCTGACATTTCTGATTATCGAACTGCCGCCTGGTGATTATCTGAGCAACCAGATTGCGCAGCTCCGGGCTCAGGGTGAGGAAGCCAGTATTGCGAAGATCGAGTTTCTGAAAAAGGAATTTGCGCTCGATCGGCCGTTTTTTGAACGTTACCTGATCTGGATTGGAGCCTGGCCAGGACCCAACGGATTCTCCGGGCTCCTGCAGGGTAATTTCGGCTGGTCGTTTGAGTTTGACCAGCCGGTTCTCGATGTTGTCGGGTCCACATTGATCCTGACGGTGGTGCTTAATTTCGCGACCATCCTGTTTGTTTACATCATGTCCTTTCCAATCGGCATTTACTCCGCAACCCGCCAGTACAGCTGGGGGGATCACGGGTTCACGCTGATTGGCTATCTGGGGCTGGCGACACCGAACTTCCTGCTTGGACTGGTGTTGCTTTACATATCCAACCGATATTTTGGTCTGTCTGTCGGTGGCCTGATGGATCCGAAATATATCGACCAGCCCATGTCGTTCGACAAGTTCAAGTCCATTCTGCTGCATCTGATTATTCCAACGATCGTTATCGGCACATCAGGGACCGCAGGTATGATCCGTCGTCTGCGGGCGAACCTGCTGGATGAACTTCACAAGCAATATGTGGAAACAGGCAAGGCCAAGGGGTTGTCGAATGGCAAGCTTCTGTTCAAATATCCTTTGCGGATGGCGCTCAATCCATTTGTTGCTGATATCGGCAACCTGATCCCGTCCCTGGTGTCCGGTTCTGTGATTGTATCTGTGGTGCTGAACCTGCCCACGGTCGGGCCCATCCTGTTGACAGCCTTGCAATCTCAGGATCAGTTCCTTGCCGGGTTCATTCTCTTGTTTGTGGCTGTTCTGACCCTGATCGGGATGCTGATTTCCGATCTTCTGCTGGCTGTTCTTGATCCACGCATCCGTCTGGGTGCCGAGGCTGCGCGATAA
- a CDS encoding ABC transporter substrate-binding protein, with protein MMVPIRSLFALPSRLLGAVGLLAGLSAAAYAVELQETPTLSRTHDTAKLPGVEERVPSEPMVVDLSRRGRSAGKHGGDIRTLIPKSKDARLINVWGYARLVGYDEALNLKPDILKDVEVEEGRIFTLHLREGHKWSDGHPFTAEDFRYYWEDIVNNKELTPPGPESFLRVDGEVATFEVLSPKSVRYSWSKPNPVFLQTLAQARPPFIYRPAHYLKQFHINYGDPDYIAKLVKEKKSSKWTAVHHNLDRMYRAINPDLPSLQPWITTSGKKSRRFVMIRNPYYHRVDTKGRQLPYVDKVIMTVADGRLIATKSQAGEVDLQARSLAFSDVTVLKSGEAQHKYKTRLWPIAKGAHIALYPNLTTSNPVWRELVRDKRFRHALSLGIDRRMINQLLFFGLATESNNTVLPQSPLYKDDYRDRWARYDKETANRLLDEMGLDKRRGDGIRLLPNGEPLEIIVETAGESKEQIDILALIGETWRDIGVKLFAKPSQRDVMRDRAFSGQLVMSVWSGYDNGIPTPASDPGELVPISSEALYWPRWGEYFESHGTRGEKPDLEEAVKLVELYKEWKLATGDEMRMRIWHDILEIHAENTFSIGLVSLVRQPVVASNRLKNVPVEGIYGWDPGAHFGLHRMDEFWLEGALEVLADDVRQ; from the coding sequence ATGATGGTCCCTATACGTTCGCTTTTTGCTCTGCCCTCAAGACTTTTGGGGGCTGTTGGATTATTGGCGGGGCTTTCTGCTGCTGCCTATGCGGTGGAGCTGCAGGAAACACCCACATTATCCAGGACGCATGACACTGCGAAACTGCCCGGTGTTGAAGAACGGGTGCCGTCCGAGCCCATGGTGGTTGATCTGTCCCGACGTGGCCGGTCAGCCGGAAAGCATGGCGGTGATATCCGTACGCTGATCCCCAAATCGAAGGATGCACGCCTGATCAATGTCTGGGGTTATGCCAGACTGGTCGGTTATGACGAGGCACTCAATCTCAAGCCGGATATTCTCAAGGACGTCGAGGTGGAAGAGGGGCGTATCTTTACGCTTCATTTGCGCGAGGGCCATAAATGGTCTGATGGACATCCGTTCACGGCTGAGGATTTCCGGTATTATTGGGAAGACATCGTCAACAACAAAGAGTTGACGCCTCCGGGACCTGAATCCTTCCTGCGGGTTGATGGTGAAGTGGCAACGTTTGAAGTGCTGTCGCCGAAAAGTGTGCGGTATTCCTGGTCAAAGCCAAATCCGGTCTTCCTGCAGACTCTGGCGCAGGCACGCCCGCCATTTATCTACAGACCTGCGCACTATCTAAAGCAGTTCCATATCAACTATGGAGATCCGGACTATATTGCCAAGCTGGTGAAAGAGAAAAAATCCAGCAAGTGGACAGCTGTCCATCACAATCTGGACCGGATGTATCGCGCTATCAATCCTGACCTGCCGAGCCTGCAGCCCTGGATCACCACAAGCGGCAAGAAAAGCCGTCGGTTCGTGATGATCCGGAACCCCTATTATCACCGTGTTGATACCAAGGGTCGGCAGCTTCCCTATGTCGACAAAGTCATCATGACGGTTGCTGATGGTCGGTTGATTGCGACAAAGTCCCAGGCTGGTGAGGTGGACTTGCAGGCAAGGAGCCTGGCGTTTTCTGATGTCACTGTGCTCAAGTCCGGTGAGGCGCAGCACAAATACAAGACCCGACTGTGGCCGATCGCAAAGGGCGCTCATATTGCCCTCTATCCCAATCTGACCACGTCTAATCCTGTGTGGCGCGAGCTGGTACGTGACAAACGCTTCCGGCATGCATTGTCTCTGGGTATCGACCGGAGAATGATCAATCAGCTGCTTTTCTTCGGCCTTGCCACGGAATCAAACAATACGGTTCTGCCGCAGAGCCCGCTCTACAAGGATGACTATCGCGACCGCTGGGCCCGTTATGACAAAGAAACCGCCAACAGGCTTCTGGATGAAATGGGTCTGGACAAACGGCGCGGCGATGGAATCCGTCTTTTGCCAAATGGCGAACCGCTTGAAATCATTGTGGAGACAGCAGGCGAGAGCAAGGAGCAGATCGATATTCTGGCTCTGATCGGCGAGACCTGGCGGGATATCGGTGTCAAGCTTTTTGCCAAGCCATCCCAGAGAGATGTCATGCGGGACAGGGCGTTCTCTGGTCAGTTGGTGATGTCGGTCTGGTCCGGCTATGACAATGGTATTCCGACGCCGGCGTCTGATCCGGGCGAACTGGTTCCGATCTCCAGTGAAGCGCTCTACTGGCCGCGTTGGGGCGAGTATTTTGAAAGCCACGGAACACGTGGTGAAAAGCCGGATCTGGAAGAAGCTGTGAAGCTGGTCGAGCTCTATAAAGAGTGGAAACTGGCGACCGGTGATGAAATGCGCATGCGGATCTGGCATGACATTCTTGAAATACATGCCGAGAATACGTTTTCGATTGGTCTGGTCAGTCTTGTCAGACAGCCTGTCGTTGCGTCCAACCGGCTAAAGAACGTCCCTGTGGAAGGGATTTATGGTTGGGATCCGGGGGCACATTTCGGATTGCATCGAATGGATGAATTCTGGCTTGAAGGCGCACTTGAAGTGTTGGCCGACGACGTCCGGCAATAA
- a CDS encoding ABC transporter ATP-binding protein has translation MTLLSVRDLAIDFLSDEGRVCAVNGISFDVHRKRTVALVGESGSGKTVVSKAIMGLLPDKAQITRGQMLFADPATPGDVTDLTKLPQDSDHYRALRGNRIGIIFQEPMTSLSPLHTIGDQVSEAARLHRGMGRKEALALTAEILRLVRFPNPDRALSMYPFELSGGLRQRAMIAMALICRPALLIADEPTTALDVTIQAEILKLIRELQDELDMSVLMITHDFGVVANVADDVVVIYHGEIMESGPVDTIFRDPQHDYLKALLNAVPRFDMGDSERLIPIRPVKPNTDGSLFVEAEKRVLSAAGTPLLKLENVCKTFRQRNSGWFGGGEDNVTKALDMINLTVRRGECLGVVGESGSGKTTAAKAMLRAIELDSGTIHYHGGETERNILDLEGEALLDYRKQVQLIFQDPFSSLNPRMTIYEILSEPFVVHNIGTEKERNERIKELMSLVGLDPRFLRRYPHSFSGGQRQRIGIARALALLPELILCDEPVSALDVSVQAQILNLLKDLQSKLGLTYVFVSHNLAVVDYIADRIAVMCRGRLVEVGPSAAIVNNPQHPYTKALLSAVPEADLDNPLDFDALKAGGGSEPDEWPDPYRLDNDTVPNLVQVGDDHFVCAPGASADSYNGKAA, from the coding sequence TTGACACTTCTATCAGTCAGAGACCTGGCCATAGACTTTCTGTCTGATGAAGGGCGTGTCTGTGCTGTCAACGGAATATCGTTTGACGTCCATCGCAAGCGGACTGTGGCCCTGGTGGGGGAATCAGGGTCCGGCAAGACTGTGGTATCAAAGGCCATTATGGGGCTTTTGCCGGACAAGGCGCAGATTACCCGGGGACAGATGCTCTTTGCCGACCCGGCAACGCCGGGCGATGTGACTGATCTGACAAAATTACCCCAGGACAGTGATCATTATCGGGCGCTCAGGGGAAACCGCATCGGTATTATTTTTCAGGAACCGATGACGTCCCTTTCTCCGCTTCACACAATCGGCGATCAGGTTTCAGAAGCCGCCAGACTGCATCGTGGCATGGGGCGCAAGGAGGCCCTTGCACTGACGGCCGAGATTCTGCGCCTGGTGCGATTCCCGAATCCTGATCGTGCGCTGAGCATGTATCCGTTCGAATTGTCGGGCGGGCTGCGGCAGAGAGCCATGATAGCCATGGCCCTGATCTGTCGTCCGGCCCTGTTGATTGCAGATGAGCCGACAACCGCGCTGGATGTCACTATTCAGGCTGAAATTCTGAAGCTCATACGGGAACTTCAGGATGAGCTGGATATGTCTGTCCTGATGATCACCCATGATTTTGGCGTTGTCGCCAATGTGGCTGATGATGTGGTGGTGATCTATCACGGCGAGATCATGGAATCCGGTCCGGTTGATACTATTTTCCGTGATCCGCAGCATGATTATCTGAAGGCGCTTCTGAATGCTGTTCCCCGGTTTGACATGGGAGACAGCGAAAGACTTATTCCCATTCGCCCGGTTAAGCCGAATACAGACGGTAGCCTTTTTGTTGAGGCTGAGAAGAGGGTGCTCAGTGCAGCTGGCACACCGTTGCTGAAGCTCGAGAATGTCTGCAAGACTTTCCGGCAACGGAATTCGGGTTGGTTTGGCGGCGGTGAGGATAATGTCACCAAAGCGCTTGATATGATCAACCTGACTGTGCGCCGCGGGGAATGTCTGGGTGTTGTCGGGGAATCAGGTTCTGGCAAAACGACAGCCGCCAAGGCCATGCTGAGGGCTATTGAGCTTGATTCCGGGACCATCCACTATCACGGAGGAGAGACCGAGCGGAATATTCTGGATCTGGAGGGAGAGGCCCTTCTGGACTATCGAAAGCAGGTGCAGCTGATTTTTCAGGATCCGTTTTCATCGCTCAATCCACGCATGACAATCTATGAAATCCTGTCCGAGCCGTTTGTTGTGCATAATATCGGCACGGAAAAGGAGCGGAATGAGCGGATCAAGGAGCTGATGTCTCTGGTTGGTCTTGACCCGAGATTCCTCCGTCGCTACCCGCATTCTTTTTCCGGTGGTCAGAGGCAGCGGATCGGCATCGCGCGGGCCCTGGCGCTGCTGCCGGAACTGATCCTCTGTGACGAGCCTGTTTCGGCGCTTGATGTATCGGTTCAGGCACAGATCCTGAACCTGCTGAAGGATCTCCAGAGCAAGCTCGGCCTGACCTATGTTTTCGTCAGTCACAACCTTGCCGTGGTTGACTACATCGCAGACCGGATCGCTGTGATGTGCCGCGGTCGGCTGGTGGAAGTTGGGCCGTCTGCAGCAATCGTGAACAATCCGCAGCATCCTTACACAAAGGCTCTTCTGTCTGCGGTTCCTGAGGCGGATCTGGATAATCCGCTTGATTTTGATGCCTTGAAAGCCGGTGGTGGGTCTGAGCCCGATGAGTGGCCGGATCCTTACAGGCTTGATAACGATACGGTGCCCAATCTGGTTCAGGTTGGTGATGATCACTTTGTTTGCGCGCCGGGGGCGAGCGCTGACAGCTACAACGGAAAGGCCGCATGA